The proteins below come from a single Oncorhynchus keta strain PuntledgeMale-10-30-2019 chromosome 1, Oket_V2, whole genome shotgun sequence genomic window:
- the LOC118380858 gene encoding cysteine protease ATG4B-like: protein MDAATLTYDTLGFGEFDDFPETSEPVWILGKEFNALTEKEDILSDVTSRLWFTYRKNFPPIGGTGPTSDTGWGCMLRCGQMILGEALVRRHLGRDWRWGRSQSQREDYIGILNAFLDKKDGYYSLHQIAQMGVGEGKAIGQWYGPNTVAQVLKKLAVFDSWSRLAVHVAMDNTVVIEEIKRLCMPWLDYGGAACVDLSERNGCLEGACALAEDETALWNPLLLLIPLRLGLSDINEAYIETLKQCFQLPQSLGVIGGKPNSAHYFIGYVGEELIYLDPHTTQPAVEPCEDSQVPDDTYHCQHPPCRMHICEIDPSIAVGFFCRTEDDFDDWCLRFRKLSHTRAGLPMFELIDWQPSHFACSVDVLNLNPDFSDSDRLERFFDSEDEEFEILSL from the exons CTACTCTCACATACGACACACTTGGCTTTGGAGAGTTTGACGATTTTCCAGAGACCTCAGAGCCAGTGTGGATCTTGGGGAAAGAATTCAATGCACTCACAG AAAAGGAAGACATTCTTTCAGATGTCACTTCACGACTATGGTTCACCTACAGAAAAAACTTCCCGCCCATTG GAGGGACAGGGCCTACGTCCGACACAGGCTGGGGCTGCATGCTGCGATGTGGACAGATGATCCTAGGCGAGGCCCTGGTCCGCAGGCATCTAGGCCGAG actggagatgggggaggagccAGTCTCAGAGAGAAGACTACATCGGTATCCTCAACGCCTTCCTTGACAAGAAAGACGGCTACTATTCTTTGCATCAAATCG CCCAGATGGGAGTCGGGGAGGGGAAGGCTATAGGCCAGTGGTACGGACCCAACACAGTGGCACAGGTACTGAA GAAACTAGCTGTGTTTGACTCGTGGAGTCGCCTGGCTGTACACGTTGCTATGGACAACACTGTGGTGATCGAAGAGATCA AGCGGTTGTGTATGCCCTGGCTGGACTATGGTGGAGCAGCGTGTGTGGATCTGTCAGAGCGTAACGGCTGCCTGGAGGGGGCCTGCGCCCTGGCTGAGGACGAGACCGCTCTCTGGaaccccctgctcctcctcattcctctcagGCTGGGCCTAAGCGATATCAACGAGGCCTACATCGAGACCCTGAAG CAGTGCTTTCAGCTGCCCCAGTCCCTGGGTGTCATCGGAGGGAAACCCAACAGTGCCCATTACTTCATAGGCTATGTTG GAGAAGAGTTGATCTACCTGGACCCCCACACCACCCAGCCTGCAGTAGAGCCCTGTGAGGACAGCCAGGTCCCAGACGACACTTACCACTGTCAGCACCCGCCGTGCCGCATGCACATCTGTGAAATAGACCCCTCCATCGCAGTG GGTTTCTTCTGCAGAACGGAGGACGACTTCGATGACTGGTGTCTGCGCTTCCGAAAG TTGTCCCACACTAGAGCAGGCCTGCCCATGTTTGAACTGATAGACTGGCAACCATCTCACTTCGCCTGTTCTGTAGATGTACTCAACCTCAACCCTG ATTTCTCAGACTCTGATAGGTTGGAGCGGTTCTTTGATTCTGAGGATGAAGAGTTTGAAATTCTGTCCCTGTGA